In Streptomyces sclerotialus, one genomic interval encodes:
- a CDS encoding non-ribosomal peptide synthetase: MSAVGRLIQRRATSGGPVPLSFAQDGIWIADQLRPGEPTYTTPMAVRLRGPLRRAALTGAIDDIVARHEVLRTTIHAPEGRPLQYVRAAGAPAVATTDLTGAAPAERYPAALADATERATQYIDPAGPMGRFHLYRLADDDHLLFLAVHHLVWDGWSISVFFRDLSECYRARVAGGRPDLPVLPVQYADYTLWQRDRFTAGGSASADLDHWRAELSGDLAPFELPRVLPAGGDRGHAGGVTQLLVFEPELRSVRAFARAERVSLFMMLKTALHAVLHRLTGVPKVATVFPSANRDAAELENLIGLFVNQLVLRTDCADDPSFRALLHQVRAKALRAFRHAGLPFEWLVRELGIDRDAGRNPLDQVRLGFQNATDASLLDLPGVHGEVVELHSGAAKEKLDLVAWEQPAGLELVAAYNTGVFDELAANRLLRRLAQVMSAACADPERPLSELPLLVDGEQAELTRAAGTAPGDEPAGTVHELLADRIARVPEATALVCGAESVSYRELGERADLLARVLRDQGVRRGDAVGVYLGRSIDFAIVALAVFRAGGYYVPLDPDVPLARTEFLLADTAPAAVVTSAGLAPALPPTAGPVVPLEPGWHARLKDPGGEPAGHGSGADYAYVMYTSGSTGRPKAATIPHRSVVDVVRHQQSILPLGVGDRVQHRAPLTFDVSVMELFWPLCSGATVVVVPPDAVADVRALARLAEAQQVTAMFLVPSLVRAFLAAGPPALPHLRALFCTGEALTPELIRRVREFAPDVTLVNIYGATEASIYATTWSLPPEEDVPAEVPVGVPRPGVRGHVLDAALRPLPAGSRGELYQGGNAVTPECGYPGRPALTAERFVPDPFSTVPGARLYRTGDLVRRCRDGSLYYAGRADRQLKRDGVRIEPGEIQAVLESHPDVAQAHVTEHAEADLRHLVAYVVPLPGARVDVAAVRSAAAAALPRQLVPSRYVCLPALPLTENGKVDTRALPPPVAPAPERAGRRVPPRTGAERTVTGCVAELLGLERVWADDDFFHLGGTSLRAAELAYRLGREFGTGADVRAVFEARSMAELAERVAGATEHGTGGRELPLAADARLDPAITVDGTEPVVPERVADPRHVLLTGATGFVGAFLLRELLDRTRAHVYCLVRAADDAVATQRVEDVLRSFRLWDDTVPARTTVLAGDLGLPLLGLGEERFAGLAVTLDTIHHNGARVNHLESYGRLRSPNVSGTQEILRLATTRRLKPVHFVSTTGLAYGTGDNPPVLAEDRRVPPAEVLPNGYVASKWVAEELVRAAGERGVPVVTYRPGRVSGHSGTGAAGTDDAFWNLVRAMCRIGAAPDVELAADLVPVDHVAGAIVHLSRRSGSLGTTFHLTNPRPVPVGLVVDRLRATGHPLALLPAAQWQDRLSSAAAGDPSLSLVAAQTEVSGALGTVVFARDNTERALAGAAVPAAEVDVQLLDRYLEYFLRTGFLPAPPARERR; the protein is encoded by the coding sequence GTGAGCGCCGTGGGCCGGCTCATCCAGCGCCGCGCCACGTCCGGCGGGCCCGTGCCGCTGTCGTTCGCCCAGGACGGCATCTGGATCGCCGACCAGCTGCGCCCCGGCGAGCCCACCTACACCACGCCGATGGCGGTGCGGTTGCGCGGGCCGCTCCGCCGGGCCGCACTGACCGGGGCCATCGACGACATCGTGGCGCGGCACGAGGTGTTGCGCACCACCATCCACGCCCCCGAGGGCAGGCCGTTGCAGTACGTCCGGGCGGCCGGGGCACCGGCGGTGGCCACCACGGACCTCACCGGGGCGGCGCCGGCGGAACGGTACCCGGCCGCCCTGGCGGACGCCACGGAGCGGGCCACGCAGTACATCGACCCCGCCGGGCCGATGGGCCGGTTCCACCTGTACCGGCTCGCCGACGACGACCACCTGCTGTTCCTGGCGGTGCATCACCTGGTCTGGGACGGCTGGTCCATCAGTGTCTTCTTCCGGGACCTCTCGGAGTGCTACCGGGCACGGGTCGCCGGCGGCAGGCCGGACCTGCCCGTGCTGCCGGTCCAGTACGCGGACTACACCCTGTGGCAGCGCGACCGGTTCACCGCCGGCGGCAGCGCGTCCGCCGATCTCGACCACTGGCGTGCGGAGCTGTCGGGCGACCTGGCGCCGTTCGAGCTGCCCCGGGTCCTGCCGGCCGGGGGCGACCGGGGCCACGCGGGCGGTGTGACGCAACTCCTCGTATTCGAGCCTGAGTTGCGCTCGGTCCGGGCGTTCGCCCGCGCCGAGCGGGTGTCGCTCTTCATGATGCTCAAAACGGCGCTGCACGCGGTGCTGCACCGGCTCACCGGTGTGCCGAAGGTGGCCACCGTGTTCCCGTCGGCCAACCGGGACGCGGCCGAGCTGGAGAACCTCATCGGGCTGTTCGTCAATCAGCTCGTGCTGCGTACCGACTGCGCGGACGATCCGTCCTTCCGCGCGTTGCTGCATCAGGTACGGGCGAAGGCGCTGCGCGCGTTCCGCCACGCCGGGCTGCCGTTCGAGTGGCTGGTGCGCGAACTCGGTATCGACCGTGATGCCGGCCGCAACCCGCTGGACCAGGTGCGGCTCGGCTTCCAGAACGCCACCGATGCGTCGCTGCTGGACCTGCCGGGGGTGCACGGCGAAGTCGTCGAGCTGCACAGTGGGGCCGCCAAGGAGAAGCTCGACCTGGTGGCGTGGGAGCAACCGGCCGGGCTGGAACTGGTCGCGGCCTACAACACCGGCGTGTTCGACGAACTCGCGGCGAACCGGCTGCTGCGCAGGCTGGCACAGGTCATGTCGGCGGCCTGCGCCGACCCCGAACGGCCGCTCTCCGAGCTGCCGTTGCTGGTGGACGGCGAGCAGGCGGAGCTGACACGGGCAGCGGGGACCGCGCCGGGCGACGAGCCGGCGGGCACGGTGCATGAGCTGCTCGCCGATCGGATCGCCCGCGTGCCCGAGGCGACCGCGTTGGTGTGCGGCGCCGAATCGGTGTCCTACCGGGAGCTGGGGGAGCGGGCGGACCTGCTCGCCCGGGTACTGCGTGATCAGGGCGTGCGCCGCGGTGACGCGGTCGGCGTGTATCTCGGCCGCTCGATCGACTTCGCGATCGTCGCGCTGGCCGTGTTCCGGGCGGGCGGGTACTACGTACCGCTGGACCCCGATGTGCCGCTCGCCCGCACCGAGTTCCTGCTGGCCGATACCGCGCCCGCAGCGGTGGTCACCTCCGCCGGGCTCGCACCGGCCCTGCCGCCGACGGCCGGGCCCGTGGTGCCGCTGGAGCCCGGCTGGCACGCACGGCTGAAGGATCCCGGTGGGGAACCCGCCGGGCACGGGTCCGGCGCGGACTACGCCTACGTCATGTACACATCCGGATCCACCGGCCGGCCCAAGGCGGCCACCATTCCGCACCGGAGCGTCGTGGACGTGGTCCGCCACCAGCAGAGCATCCTGCCGCTCGGCGTCGGCGACCGGGTGCAGCACCGGGCGCCGCTGACGTTCGACGTCTCCGTCATGGAGCTGTTCTGGCCACTGTGCTCCGGCGCCACGGTGGTCGTCGTGCCACCGGACGCGGTCGCGGACGTGCGGGCCCTGGCCCGGCTCGCCGAGGCGCAGCAGGTGACCGCGATGTTCCTGGTGCCCTCGCTGGTCCGCGCGTTCCTGGCCGCCGGCCCGCCGGCGCTGCCGCACTTGCGGGCACTGTTCTGCACCGGCGAAGCGCTCACCCCGGAGCTGATCCGACGGGTGCGGGAGTTCGCGCCGGACGTCACCCTGGTCAACATCTACGGTGCGACCGAGGCGTCGATCTACGCCACCACCTGGTCCCTCCCACCGGAGGAGGACGTGCCGGCCGAGGTGCCGGTCGGCGTGCCCAGGCCCGGGGTACGCGGCCACGTCCTCGACGCCGCGCTGCGGCCGCTGCCGGCGGGCAGCCGGGGCGAGCTGTACCAGGGCGGGAACGCAGTCACCCCGGAGTGCGGCTACCCCGGTAGGCCCGCCCTGACCGCGGAGCGGTTCGTACCCGACCCGTTCAGCACCGTGCCCGGGGCACGCCTGTACCGCACCGGGGATCTCGTGCGGAGGTGCCGGGACGGCAGCCTGTACTACGCGGGCCGGGCGGACCGGCAGCTCAAGCGGGACGGTGTGCGCATCGAGCCCGGCGAGATCCAGGCGGTGCTGGAGAGCCATCCGGACGTGGCGCAGGCCCATGTCACCGAGCACGCCGAAGCGGATCTCCGCCACCTCGTCGCCTACGTCGTGCCACTGCCCGGGGCGCGGGTGGACGTGGCGGCGGTGCGGAGCGCGGCAGCCGCGGCGCTGCCCCGGCAGCTGGTGCCGTCCCGGTACGTGTGCCTGCCCGCTCTCCCCCTGACGGAGAACGGCAAGGTCGACACTCGGGCGCTGCCGCCGCCGGTGGCCCCGGCACCGGAGCGGGCGGGGCGGCGCGTACCGCCACGCACCGGTGCGGAGCGGACCGTCACCGGCTGCGTCGCCGAACTGCTCGGCCTGGAACGGGTGTGGGCCGACGACGACTTCTTCCACCTGGGCGGAACGTCGTTGCGCGCCGCCGAGCTGGCCTATCGGCTGGGCCGGGAGTTCGGCACCGGGGCGGACGTACGCGCCGTGTTCGAAGCGCGGTCGATGGCCGAGCTGGCCGAGCGCGTGGCCGGTGCCACCGAGCACGGCACCGGCGGGCGTGAGTTGCCGCTCGCCGCCGATGCCCGGCTCGATCCGGCGATCACCGTGGACGGTACGGAACCGGTCGTCCCGGAGCGTGTCGCCGACCCGCGGCACGTGCTGCTCACCGGCGCCACCGGCTTCGTGGGCGCTTTCCTGCTGCGCGAGCTGCTGGACCGTACGCGCGCGCACGTGTACTGCCTGGTCCGGGCGGCTGACGACGCGGTGGCCACGCAGCGCGTCGAGGACGTACTGCGGTCGTTCCGGCTGTGGGACGACACGGTGCCCGCACGGACGACCGTCCTCGCGGGGGACCTGGGTCTCCCGCTGCTCGGCCTCGGCGAGGAGCGGTTCGCCGGCCTGGCGGTCACGCTGGACACCATTCACCACAACGGCGCGCGGGTGAACCACCTGGAGTCCTACGGCCGGTTGCGGTCACCGAACGTGTCCGGCACGCAGGAGATCCTGCGCCTGGCCACCACCCGGCGGCTGAAGCCGGTGCACTTCGTGTCCACGACCGGCCTGGCCTACGGCACCGGCGACAACCCGCCGGTGCTGGCCGAGGACCGGCGGGTGCCGCCGGCCGAAGTGCTGCCCAACGGTTATGTGGCCAGCAAGTGGGTGGCCGAGGAACTGGTCCGTGCCGCCGGCGAGCGCGGCGTACCGGTCGTCACGTACCGTCCGGGCCGGGTGAGCGGCCACTCCGGCACCGGTGCCGCGGGCACGGACGACGCGTTCTGGAACCTCGTGCGTGCGATGTGCCGCATCGGTGCGGCCCCCGATGTCGAGCTCGCCGCCGACCTGGTGCCGGTCGACCACGTGGCGGGCGCGATCGTTCACCTCTCGCGCCGGTCCGGCTCCCTCGGCACCACGTTCCACCTGACGAACCCGCGGCCGGTACCGGTCGGCCTGGTCGTCGACCGGCTGCGGGCGACGGGCCACCCGCTGGCGCTGCTCCCGGCCGCGCAGTGGCAGGACCGGTTGTCCTCGGCAGCCGCCGGGGACCCCTCGCTGAGCCTGGTCGCCGCGCAGACCGAGGTCTCCGGCGCGCTCGGCACCGTCGTGTTCGCCCGGGACAACACCGAGCGCGCACTGGCGGGCGCCGCCGTGCCGGCCGCCGAAGTCGACGTACAACTGCTGGACCGGTACCTGGAGTACTTCCTCCGGACCGGATTTCTCCCGGCTCCGCCGGCGCGAGAGCGAAGGTGA
- the leuS gene encoding leucine--tRNA ligase, with amino-acid sequence MPAQETISHDGYDPHSVIDKWIRVWEERRVFEAQGLTADEDGERLRSFLVSMYPYPSGDLHMGHAEVYSISDASARFARLCGDNVLNPIGWDSFGLPAENAALRRNLDPRDWTYGNIDVQAESFRRIGVSFDWRTRLHTSDPEYYRWNQWLFLRLFEKGLAYRKSAGVNWCPVDKTVLANEQVLQGKCERCGTDVEPRELTQWFFRTTDYAQRLLDDMAELEGKWPDEILAMQRNWIGRSEGAYIDFAVEGRDEPVRVFSTRPDTLYGATFFVVAADSPLAAEVCAPEQRAEFDEYLQKVRARSDVERLATDRPKTGVALNRCAVNPLNGEKLPIYAADYVLAGYGTGAVMAVPAHDQRDLDFAKVMGLPVRVVLDTGEPDPAETGVATTGDGTLVNSGAFDGLGKQEAIAAVTAELAERGAGEAAVNYRLRDWLLSRQRYWGTPIPIVHCSSCGEVPVPDDQLPVRLPESGYELRPESGVSPLASAVEWARVPCPRCGAEAERDTDTMDTFVDSSWYFLRYPNPDYADGPFDPEGVRRWLPVDEYVGGKEHATGHLMYARFITKVLYDLGMVDFVEPFTRLTNQGQVIMDGKAMSKSLGNLVNLQDQIARYGPDAVRVTMVFAGPPEDDIDWADVSPTGSVKWLARVWRLCGDVAPESRGTADEGDLEVRRRVHRLVAETTGLMERKRFNVAVARLMELTSALRKAVDTGPGPADPAVREGAEALARMLSCFAPFTAEEAWERLGGTASVIEHGWPEADPALAADEKVTCVVQVAGKVRDRLEVAPSIGEDELRSLALASEKVVEALGGAEVTRVIVRPPGLVNVVPRKS; translated from the coding sequence GTGCCCGCGCAAGAGACGATCAGCCACGACGGGTACGACCCGCACTCCGTGATCGACAAGTGGATCCGGGTGTGGGAGGAGCGCCGGGTGTTCGAGGCACAGGGCCTCACCGCTGACGAGGACGGCGAGCGGCTCCGCTCCTTCCTCGTCAGCATGTACCCGTACCCCTCCGGTGACCTGCACATGGGCCATGCCGAGGTGTACTCGATCAGCGACGCCTCGGCCCGGTTCGCCCGGCTGTGCGGCGACAACGTCCTGAACCCGATCGGCTGGGACTCCTTCGGTCTGCCGGCGGAGAACGCCGCCCTCAGGCGCAACCTGGATCCCCGGGACTGGACCTACGGCAATATCGACGTCCAGGCCGAGTCGTTCCGTCGTATCGGGGTCTCCTTCGACTGGCGCACCCGGCTGCACACGTCGGACCCCGAGTACTATCGCTGGAACCAGTGGCTGTTCCTCCGCCTGTTCGAGAAGGGGCTCGCCTACCGCAAGTCCGCGGGGGTCAACTGGTGCCCGGTGGACAAGACCGTGCTCGCCAACGAGCAGGTCCTCCAGGGGAAGTGCGAACGGTGCGGCACGGACGTCGAGCCCCGTGAGCTCACGCAGTGGTTCTTCCGCACCACGGACTACGCGCAGCGGCTGCTCGACGACATGGCCGAGCTGGAGGGCAAGTGGCCGGACGAGATCCTGGCCATGCAGCGCAACTGGATCGGCCGCTCCGAGGGGGCGTACATCGACTTCGCGGTCGAGGGCCGGGACGAGCCCGTACGGGTGTTCAGCACCCGGCCCGACACCCTGTACGGCGCCACGTTCTTCGTGGTGGCCGCCGACTCCCCGCTGGCGGCGGAGGTGTGCGCTCCGGAGCAGCGGGCCGAGTTCGACGAGTACCTGCAGAAGGTGCGCGCCCGGAGTGATGTCGAGCGGCTGGCCACGGACCGGCCCAAGACCGGCGTCGCACTGAACCGCTGTGCGGTGAACCCCCTCAACGGGGAGAAGCTCCCGATCTACGCCGCCGACTACGTGCTCGCCGGCTACGGCACCGGCGCGGTCATGGCGGTGCCCGCCCATGACCAGCGTGATCTGGACTTCGCCAAGGTGATGGGCCTCCCCGTGCGGGTGGTCCTGGACACCGGCGAGCCGGACCCCGCCGAGACCGGAGTGGCCACCACCGGGGACGGCACGCTGGTCAACTCCGGTGCGTTCGACGGCCTCGGCAAGCAGGAGGCGATCGCCGCCGTCACCGCCGAGCTGGCCGAGCGCGGTGCCGGCGAGGCGGCGGTGAACTACCGGCTGCGCGACTGGCTGCTGTCCCGGCAGCGGTACTGGGGCACGCCGATCCCGATCGTCCACTGCTCCTCCTGCGGTGAGGTGCCGGTCCCCGACGACCAGCTGCCCGTACGCCTGCCGGAGAGCGGGTACGAGCTCCGCCCGGAGAGCGGGGTGTCGCCGCTGGCGAGCGCCGTCGAGTGGGCCCGGGTGCCCTGCCCCCGCTGTGGTGCGGAGGCCGAGCGGGACACCGACACGATGGACACCTTCGTCGACTCGTCCTGGTACTTCCTGCGCTACCCGAACCCGGACTACGCCGACGGCCCGTTCGACCCGGAGGGCGTGCGGCGGTGGCTGCCGGTCGACGAGTACGTCGGCGGCAAGGAGCACGCCACCGGGCACCTGATGTACGCCCGGTTCATCACCAAGGTCCTCTACGACCTGGGCATGGTCGACTTCGTCGAACCCTTCACCCGGCTGACCAACCAGGGCCAGGTGATCATGGATGGCAAGGCGATGAGCAAGAGCCTGGGCAACCTGGTCAACCTCCAGGACCAGATCGCCCGGTACGGTCCTGACGCCGTCCGGGTCACCATGGTGTTCGCGGGCCCGCCCGAGGACGACATCGACTGGGCGGACGTGTCCCCGACCGGCTCGGTGAAGTGGCTCGCGCGGGTGTGGCGGCTCTGCGGCGACGTCGCGCCGGAGAGCCGGGGCACGGCCGACGAGGGCGACCTGGAGGTGCGCCGGCGGGTGCACCGGCTGGTGGCCGAGACCACGGGGCTGATGGAGCGTAAGCGCTTCAACGTGGCCGTCGCCCGGCTGATGGAGCTGACCAGCGCGCTGCGCAAGGCCGTCGACACCGGGCCCGGGCCGGCCGACCCCGCCGTACGCGAGGGTGCCGAGGCTCTGGCCAGGATGCTGTCCTGCTTCGCGCCGTTCACCGCGGAGGAGGCGTGGGAGCGACTCGGCGGCACGGCCTCGGTGATCGAGCACGGCTGGCCGGAGGCCGACCCCGCGCTGGCCGCGGACGAGAAGGTGACCTGCGTGGTGCAGGTGGCGGGCAAGGTCCGCGACCGCCTGGAGGTCGCCCCCTCGATCGGCGAGGACGAGCTGCGCTCCCTGGCCCTGGCCTCGGAGAAGGTCGTGGAGGCGCTGGGGGGCGCCGAGGTCACCCGTGTGATCGTCCGCCCGCCCGGGCTGGTCAACGTCGTACCGCGCAAGAGCTGA
- a CDS encoding radical SAM protein, giving the protein MAGATNGVFHEKTSPFLREKLAGTPADFLRRQYLVDPAEPSSKPLEVDRHYHSEVEALFEGRVLRGVEKLYRRTVLVEPTSVCAAHCRWCIRGQYDTFTLREDELELIARYCGTAPENAEVREVLVTGGDPLMLVKQLDFLLDALERHAPNVEMVRIGTRVPLQDPRRVDDRMVRALRPRSTFRIEIATHVNHPGELFPEVREAYQRLFEAGVTVYDQTVLLRGVNDDLGTLVDLVEELRGLRIEMHYLFHCVPLRGMDHHRTTLDEGLRLARRLTSSGLTSGRAKPMFTVMTDIGKITLYEGTILDRDENGRVLLASGYSYEDRLKWTPSWQLPGSAHVGDDGLLRVWYLDSTADAAPLAVAAGADEGSR; this is encoded by the coding sequence ATGGCCGGAGCGACCAACGGAGTGTTCCACGAGAAGACCTCGCCGTTCCTGCGCGAGAAGCTGGCCGGGACCCCGGCCGACTTCCTGCGGCGGCAGTACCTCGTGGACCCGGCCGAGCCGTCGAGCAAGCCCTTGGAGGTCGACCGGCACTACCACTCCGAGGTCGAGGCGCTCTTCGAGGGCAGGGTGCTGCGCGGGGTGGAGAAGCTGTACCGGCGTACCGTGCTGGTCGAGCCGACGAGCGTGTGTGCGGCGCACTGCCGCTGGTGCATCCGCGGCCAGTACGACACCTTCACCCTGCGCGAGGACGAACTCGAACTGATAGCCCGGTACTGCGGGACGGCGCCGGAGAACGCGGAGGTACGCGAGGTCCTCGTCACCGGCGGTGACCCGCTGATGCTGGTCAAACAGCTCGACTTCCTGCTGGACGCGCTGGAGCGGCACGCGCCCAACGTGGAGATGGTGCGCATCGGCACCCGGGTCCCGCTGCAGGACCCGCGCCGCGTGGACGACCGGATGGTCCGTGCCCTGCGGCCCAGATCGACGTTCCGGATCGAGATCGCCACCCACGTCAATCATCCGGGTGAGCTCTTTCCCGAGGTGCGGGAGGCCTACCAGCGGCTCTTCGAGGCCGGGGTGACCGTCTACGACCAGACCGTGCTGCTGCGGGGCGTCAACGACGACCTGGGAACCCTGGTCGACCTGGTCGAGGAGCTCCGCGGGCTGCGCATCGAGATGCACTACCTGTTCCACTGCGTACCGCTCCGCGGCATGGACCACCACCGCACCACGCTGGACGAGGGACTGCGGCTGGCCCGCAGGCTCACCTCGTCCGGACTGACGTCGGGCCGGGCGAAGCCGATGTTCACCGTGATGACCGACATCGGCAAGATCACGCTGTACGAGGGCACCATCCTGGACCGGGACGAGAACGGCCGGGTGCTGCTGGCGTCCGGCTACTCCTACGAGGACCGCCTCAAGTGGACCCCCAGCTGGCAGCTGCCGGGCAGTGCGCACGTCGGCGACGACGGCCTGCTCCGGGTCTGGTACCTGGACAGCACGGCTGACGCCGCACCGCTCGCGGTCGCCGCGGGGGCCGACGAGGGGAGCAGGTGA
- a CDS encoding non-ribosomal peptide synthetase — MTALVHHRIAARAAARPEAPAVASGAGVLRYRELEERANQLAHHLAGLGVGPESRVAVHLHRSAESIVVQLAVLKAGGAYVPVDPAQPPGRIEHVLADAAPAVLVTQGPAPVPAPAGSALLDLTRDAAAVAARPVHAPHVPVLPDNLAYVIHTSGSTGTPKGVMVPHSGLANLVAWHVRRYGLGPGEHTAHVAALGFDASVWEVWPTLSSGALLHLPDEEDRSRPDRLLAWLAAEGITVTFLPTPLAQEVLRLPAPSSRLRTVLTGGDALTAAPAPGTPYALVNHYGPTEASVVTTAATVPAGAPGVPPIGKPVTGVRVQLLDEDAQPVADGARGELYVGGAGIARGYLGRPGLTAERFLPDPSGPPGSRRYRTGDLAARLPDGALCFHGRTDDQVQVRGFRVEPAEVTAVLSEHPEVARAAVVVRSGRLLGYVVPRAGDGHGLAEAVLRHAAARLPEHMVPALVRVLDELPLTVNGKIDRDALPDPLPPAPDTVVGPRDALEELIAETWYDVLELPDRPAHVHDDFYALGGHSLLASRLTVRLSDLFGVDLPLQTTFGAATIAALAREVRAREPAPGHLADVMARHRQVAAMSDEEVEKLLAELGDA; from the coding sequence GTGACCGCCCTCGTCCACCATCGGATCGCGGCGCGCGCGGCCGCCCGGCCCGAGGCCCCCGCGGTCGCGAGCGGCGCCGGAGTGCTGCGCTACCGGGAGCTGGAGGAGCGCGCCAACCAGCTGGCGCACCACCTGGCCGGTCTCGGCGTCGGGCCGGAGTCGCGGGTCGCCGTCCACCTGCACCGGTCCGCCGAGTCGATCGTCGTGCAGCTCGCCGTGCTCAAGGCAGGCGGGGCGTACGTCCCGGTGGACCCGGCCCAGCCGCCCGGCCGGATCGAGCACGTACTGGCGGACGCCGCGCCGGCGGTCCTGGTCACCCAGGGACCGGCGCCGGTGCCGGCCCCGGCCGGATCGGCGCTCCTGGACCTGACCCGCGACGCGGCGGCCGTCGCCGCCCGGCCGGTGCACGCACCGCACGTGCCGGTACTGCCGGACAACCTGGCCTACGTCATTCACACCTCGGGCTCGACCGGGACTCCCAAGGGCGTCATGGTGCCGCACTCCGGTCTGGCCAACCTCGTCGCGTGGCACGTGCGCCGTTACGGACTCGGACCGGGCGAGCACACCGCGCACGTCGCGGCACTCGGCTTCGACGCCTCGGTATGGGAGGTGTGGCCCACCCTCTCCTCGGGCGCTCTGCTGCACCTGCCGGACGAGGAGGACCGGTCGCGGCCGGACCGGCTGCTCGCGTGGCTGGCAGCAGAGGGGATCACCGTGACGTTCCTGCCCACGCCGCTGGCGCAGGAAGTGCTCCGGCTGCCCGCCCCGTCCTCGCGGCTGCGCACGGTGCTCACCGGTGGGGACGCGCTCACCGCCGCCCCTGCTCCCGGCACTCCGTACGCCCTGGTCAACCACTACGGGCCGACCGAAGCCAGCGTCGTCACCACGGCGGCCACCGTACCGGCGGGGGCACCCGGCGTGCCGCCCATCGGCAAGCCGGTCACGGGGGTCCGGGTGCAGCTGCTCGACGAGGACGCGCAGCCGGTCGCCGACGGGGCGCGCGGCGAGCTGTACGTCGGCGGGGCCGGGATCGCCCGCGGCTACCTGGGCCGCCCCGGCCTGACGGCCGAGCGGTTCCTGCCCGACCCGTCGGGGCCGCCGGGCAGCCGCCGCTACCGCACCGGTGACCTGGCCGCCAGGCTGCCGGACGGCGCCCTGTGCTTCCACGGCCGGACCGATGACCAGGTGCAGGTCCGTGGCTTCCGTGTCGAGCCCGCCGAAGTCACAGCGGTGCTGTCCGAGCACCCCGAGGTGGCGCGGGCCGCGGTCGTCGTCCGGTCCGGCCGCCTGCTCGGGTACGTGGTGCCGCGCGCCGGGGACGGCCACGGACTGGCGGAGGCAGTACTGAGACATGCCGCGGCACGGTTGCCCGAGCACATGGTGCCCGCGCTCGTCCGCGTACTCGATGAGCTGCCGCTGACCGTCAACGGCAAGATCGACCGGGACGCCCTTCCCGACCCGCTGCCGCCGGCGCCGGACACCGTCGTCGGTCCCAGGGACGCGCTGGAGGAGCTGATCGCCGAAACCTGGTACGACGTACTGGAGCTGCCCGACCGCCCGGCGCACGTCCACGACGACTTCTACGCCCTGGGCGGCCACTCCCTCCTGGCGAGCCGGCTGACCGTCCGCCTGAGCGACCTGTTCGGCGTGGACCTGCCTCTTCAGACCACGTTCGGCGCCGCCACGATCGCCGCCCTGGCCCGGGAGGTGCGTGCGCGGGAACCCGCCCCCGGGCACCTCGCCGACGTCATGGCCCGGCACCGCCAGGTGGCGGCGATGTCCGACGAGGAGGTCGAGAAGCTCCTCGCCGAACTGGGGGATGCCTGA
- a CDS encoding fatty acid desaturase family protein, giving the protein MRIWKHTPKDALLLGYSIAQPVLTVRAATLWDSSPVWAGVGGGVLVAVLTAYNIIVVSHLFTHVPWFTSARLNAVGSLLNSVNIGQSVQAYHLTHVRNHHRFNNDPIGEDGTTRDTSSTYRDGRDGEHAPLLRYIVLGALETFADRGREVLMVHRLWRVGPRERKLLSLAHNREPRRTRELRQIQADRAAHCLALAGLAWISWQWTLLVYLPAFFVALVLVNVQNYYRHYGADPSDRTADSVSYYGRFYNLIAFNDGYHQEHHLSPASHWSQLPDVRERRLDGLDSPPRIISPVPAMLGFLHRSRPLLHRREAGSTR; this is encoded by the coding sequence GTGCGGATCTGGAAGCACACGCCCAAGGACGCCTTACTGCTCGGCTACAGCATTGCGCAGCCGGTGCTGACCGTCCGGGCGGCGACACTGTGGGACTCGTCCCCGGTATGGGCCGGGGTGGGCGGCGGGGTGCTCGTCGCGGTGCTGACCGCGTACAACATCATCGTGGTCTCCCATCTGTTCACCCATGTCCCGTGGTTCACGTCCGCCCGGCTGAACGCGGTGGGGTCACTGCTGAACTCCGTCAACATCGGGCAGTCCGTGCAGGCGTACCACCTGACGCATGTGCGGAACCACCACCGCTTCAACAACGACCCGATCGGCGAGGACGGCACCACCCGAGACACATCGTCGACCTACCGCGACGGCCGGGACGGTGAACACGCCCCACTGCTCCGCTACATCGTCCTCGGCGCGCTGGAGACGTTCGCGGACCGGGGCAGAGAAGTGCTGATGGTGCACCGGCTGTGGCGGGTCGGGCCGCGCGAGCGGAAGCTGCTCTCGCTCGCGCACAACCGGGAGCCGAGACGCACCCGCGAACTCCGTCAGATACAGGCCGACCGCGCCGCGCACTGCCTGGCGCTCGCCGGGCTCGCCTGGATCTCCTGGCAGTGGACGCTGCTGGTCTACCTGCCGGCCTTCTTCGTCGCGCTGGTACTCGTCAACGTCCAGAACTACTACCGGCACTACGGTGCCGACCCCTCCGACCGGACTGCCGACTCGGTCAGTTACTACGGCAGGTTCTACAACCTCATCGCGTTCAACGACGGTTACCACCAAGAACACCACCTCAGCCCGGCCAGCCACTGGTCGCAGCTGCCGGACGTACGCGAACGGCGCCTCGACGGCCTGGACTCCCCGCCCCGGATCATCAGTCCCGTGCCCGCCATGCTGGGCTTCCTGCACCGCAGCCGTCCGCTGCTGCACCGCCGCGAGGCCGGGAGCACCCGGTGA